From the genome of uncultured Bacteroides sp.:
TACTATTGTTAGTATGTACAATTATGTTCAACCGATTGTAGCATCATTTGTTGCAGTAAGCATAGGAATGGATTCTTTTGGATGGCCAAAAACTGTAGCAATCCTATTTGTTTTCGCAGGAGTATTCATTGTAACTCAAAGTAAATCTAAAGCACAACTGGAGGCAGAATTAGTATATCAGGAGGTAGACACGCAACAAAAGGATAATGAGGAAAAGGAGGATTAAAGAACTATGGAAAAATTTGCAGCAATCGATTTTGAAACAGCCAACGGGCAACGTACCAGTGTATGTAGTGTAGGAGTTATCATTGTAGATAACGGTGAAATAACCAACCGTTTTCATAGTCTGATTCGTCCACGCCCCAATTTTTATACTTACTGGACAACACAAGTTCACGGAATGGTATTTGACGATACCAAAAATGCGCCGGATTTTCCGGACGTATGGAGACAAATCGGTCCAGAAGTTAGCGGATTACCTTTGGTTGCCCACAATAGTCCTTTCGATGAAGGTTGCTTAAAAGCTGTATTCAATCTGTATGGTCTTTCCTATCCCGACTATCAATTCTACTGCACTTGCCGTTTATCCCGCAAAATGCACAAAGGATTGGTAAATCATCAATTACATACAGTATCTGAACATTGCGGATACGATTTAAAACAACATCACCATGCGCTGGCCGATGCAGAAGCTTGTGCGGCAATAGCTTTAAATATGTTCCAGAAAACTCAAACTGATAGTTTTGAGGAGCTCTCTGCATTTGTGAAACAGAACTATTGAAAGAGATTTTTTCTAACAATAAAACGTAAATAAAAAGAAAAAACACTTGTTCGTATTAGATTATATCCATACTTTTGGACGTAATATAATATTAGCAATATGAAAAAAACCTTCTTATTACTCTTATCCATCTTTATTCTATCTTCCTGTTCCAAGGGTGATAAAGAAAATCTAACTGAAGATTACAACTCAATTGTAATATTGAAAGTAGATTATATGACAAACAAGTTCGAAGGTGGATATGAACAACAGATAAACAGTGAGATAACGGATGCTGATACTATTCCAATTACAATAAAATATAAAGCGCCAGGTGATTTTGGGAATATATCCTTGTATTATAAGCCTACCAATGATTTGTTATTTGATGGTTCTATAATTTGGAATGGAACAGGAACTATTAACTATCCAAAAACATTTAGACCTGCAAAAGATTATTCTCTTCTGGAAGATCCTATATCAAGGCCAAATATCACTAAATTTAAATGCATTTTTGGCACACCACCTACTGACTATTCTTCAATATGGAATTCAATAAATAGCCTTCAGATCGTATCTAATTGTTTAGATAGTAAGAAAAAGATAGATCTGTTTCTCTATACTCCTAGTGTTGGAGTCGGAAATCCTAATGACTGGGACTGGATAATCGTAATGAACAGAACCATAAAATACGATCCTATTATATATTAATAAAAAAGTAATAGCCTGCCGGAAGATCTATCCAGACAGGCTATTACTTTATTATTTCTCAATTACTTATTTGCTGAAATCACTTTTTATAATACTTCAAAGCTTCGGGCATTACTTTCTTTATATTGGCAATACGAGTAGCATCGGAAGGGTGAGTACTAAAGATTTCTGGAACTGAAGCTCCACCCTGACTCATTCGTTGCCAAAAATCAACAGCTACCTGAGGATCATAGCCTGCCATTGCAGCAAAGATTAATCCCATTCTGTCTGCTTCATTTTCATTGCTACGAGAATAAGGGAGCATCACACCATAATTGGCACCTAATCCGAACACTTGTCCAGCCAACGTTTGTGTTGCTGCCGATTTTTTAGATAACAAAGCGCCTAATGCTTGTCCGCCATAAGAAACTAAAAGTTGCTGACTCATACGTTCTGCAGAGTGTTTTGCCACAGCATGAGCAACTTCATGACCTACAACGATGGCTAATGCTGCTTCGGTCTTTGTAATTGGCAAAATACCCTCGTTCACAACAATTTTACCGCCGGGCATACAGAATGCATTTGCAGTTGTGTCTTTTACCAAATGAAACTCCCATGCAAAATTCTTCACCTCAGCGCCCAAACCGTTAGCATTCAGATAAGCCTCAACAGCTACAGATATCTTTTTTCCAACACGCTCTACCATTGCTGTATTTGTTTTATTAGTGGAAACTTTGGCCGTAGCCATATATTCCTTAAAGCTGGTACTACTTAAACTCAACACTTCTGAGTCCGATACTAAAAGTAGTTGTTTACGTCCTGTTAATGCTACAGTACTACATGCACTAATAAACAGTACAAGAACAAAAATTACAGGAAATGTTTTTAATTTTCTCATAGTTATATTTATTTAGTCTATTGTTTATTGTCTTATGGAAAACAAAAATAACTAAAATATTGTTTCGATGAATAATTTAACGCTATAATTTAATCCATATTTTAGACCTTCCAATTTCCAGCCGGAAAAAACTGATGATTAATTAATTAGAAGAAAGCTAAACCATTCTTGATAAGAACATTTTTGTCAGAATCAATATTTTACTCTGTAATCTTTAGGTGTTATTCCTTTCAGCTTTTTAAATGTGCGATTATAATACGGCACATCGTTAAACCCAACGGCATAGCATATCTCGGCTATAGGCATTTTAGTTTCACGAAGCATCAGACATGATGATTCAATGCGATATTCATTCAAAATAGTAAAAAACGACTTTCCGATTGTTCGTTTTAGAAAGGTACAAAACGACGAACGATTCATGTGAATATAATTTGCAACATCCTCAAGCGAAATATTCTGCTGATAATTATTTGCAATAAACCGGTATACTTCCTGAAATCTTTCCGTATTATAATCTTGTTTATTGCAAAAGCCAACAATACGTGTTTCATTGGAAGATGCTATTACAACAAATAGATTAATCAAAGAAGACAATTGTTCCATATCATTTTGCAATAACATGGTAATCATTATTTTCTGAAGCGTTTGTAATGTACTACTTTCAAACTTTATAGCCTGTTTATATTGGCTGATACATGAAATATATCGTTTTGTTTCCGGAAATACATAAGCACATTTATCAAATAGCGAATCCGGGAAAATAATCGTTATATTCTCAATTTTACCTTTATCGTCGTGAATATTTTTATCAAAGGACCAACAATGAGGTATATTGGGAGGAATAAGTACAACTTCACCATTAGAAAAAGTTTCCATAAGACCACCAACGATACGTGTTCCGCTTCCTGTTATAACATAAGAAAGTTCCCACTCTGCATGTTGATGAAATGTAATTTGTTCATTCCAGACAACATGAACATGATCGTAAACAAAAGACTTATCATCGAAGATAGGAACATGACAATATTTTATTTCATCCTGCATTTTTCTTATTCATAATTAGTGTTACTGCAAATATAAGACAATAAAAAATAAAAAAACGACAATATGCATATAAGAGTTCTAAGTATATTTGCCAAATATTTTAAAATACATGATCTATGAATTACATTTCTTCAACTTCATTTACAGACACAAAAAGTCACTACGAAATATTAGATGGGCTACGCGGAGTGGCAGCAGTAATAGTCGTTATGTTTCATATCTTTGAAACTTTCACCGGTGGCGATCATTCAAAACAAATAATAAATCATGGTTATATGGCTGTAGATTTTTTCTTTGTTCTTTCGGGCTTTGTTATTGGTTATGCTTATGATGACCGTTGGAATAAGATGAGCTTGAAAGGATTTTTCAAACGCCGTATTATCCGCCTCCATCCAATGATTATAGCAGGTATGATTATTGGTGCCATATTTTTCTATTTCCAGGAAGGTGCCGCTTTTCCTATAATAAGTCAGACTCCCGTTTGGAAAATGATTCTTGTTATGCTGATTGGTTTTACACTGATTCCTGTTCCAACATCAATGGATATACGTGGTTGGGGAGAAATGCATCCACTTAACGGACCAGCCTGGTCTCTGTTTTTTGAGTACATAGCCAATATTCTTTATGCTCTATTCATCCGGAAGTTCTCCAATAAGTTACTTGCAATTCTGGTATTTATTGCCGGATGTGCCTTGATTCACCTTGCAGTTACAAGTCCCAACGGAGACATTATTGGCGGCTGGTCAATAGAACCAACACAATTACGAATAGGATTTACGAGATTACTTTACCCATTTTTTGCCGGACTGTTATTATCCCGAATCTGCAAGCCCGGGCGTATTAATCATGCTTTCTTCTGGTGCAGTCTTATACTGGTTATCATTCTTTCAATACCCAGAGTAGGAGGAAATCAGTTGTGGATGAATGGTCTTTACGATTCTTTATGCATTATATTCATATTTCCGTTTATCGTTTATCTAGGTGCCAGCGGCAAAGTAAAAGGGAAATATTCTTCAAAAATATGTAAGTTTTTAGGTGAAATCTCTTATCCTATATATATTATTCACTACCCATTCATTTACATGTTTACATCCTGGGTAACTAAAAATAATATCACCTCTTTTACAAAGGCTTTTCCTATTGCACTTTTTGTTCTCTTGTCAACCATCCTTCTTTCGTTCTTATGTGTAAGACTATATGATGTACCACTAAGAAAATGGCTGGTAAAGCGTTTTATGAAAAGTCCTGCTAATTAATTCAGTACGTACAATTATAAAAAACGAGATAACACAACGTTTCTCCCTGAAATATTTTAGGAGTTGAATTCAACAACTGGTTTCCAGTTTAGCAACAATAATTAGATTTACTATGAACAGAAAAGCCCGGTTATGTTTTAAAAACATGATCGGACTTCTCTGTTTAATATTTATTCGCCATTAATTTTTATTTATTGGTGAATGCTTTTTATTTACCAGTGAATGATTTATATTTATTGGTGAATAAATTTTAATTATACTGGAAGTAAAGAAACAGAGAGTGAAATAGATTATAAACTTTTGATATTACAAAAATTCAACTATCACTAATTAAAAAATAAAGTTGATTTTTGTAATAAACTTACATCAGTCACGACTATATAGCAAAACGATATACAAAATGGAATCAACACAAGAAGATTTTCTAAAAATAATATCAGACTATCAAGGTATCATACATAAAGTAAATCTAATATACTTTAAAACGACTGCCGATAAAGATGATAATTTTCAAGAAATTCTCCTTCAACTATGGAGATCATTTCCATCATTGAAGGATAAAACAAAGTTAGGATCTTGGATATATGCTGTTGCTATTAATACCTCAATATCAAAAATTAGAAAAGATAGCAGACTCATATTTACAGATTCTATGCTTGATACAGAGTCAATGGAGGATGATACAGATAATTTCGAATCTGATATAAACCACCAAAAGCTTACTGAAGCACTTCATAAGCTAAATGAGATAGACAGATCAATTATGTTACTTTATCTAGAAGATTTAGATTATAACCAAATCGCAGAAATAATAGGTATAACTAGTACAAATGTTGGGGTTAGGATTAACCGTTCTAAAAAACAATTAAAGAAATACTTAAATTATAAATAAAGATGGGAAACAATAATCTTAAAGATTTATGGAAATCAAGTATCAATGAAGATATTAGATTTTATTCCGAACCTGAATTGAATAATATGGTGATTAAGTGTTCAAGAAGATCCATGCAAAAACTTCATCCCAGATGGATTCTTCGTACAATAATTATTTTAATCATCACTTTTATTGTTTGGAAGTTAGTTAGTGAAAACGAAGATATAGCTCCAATCATTTTGGGTTTTATTCTAATATCTATCTTAGCTGGATCACTTATATTAATGGAGTGGTCAACTCGAAAAATGATTAAATACAGTTACGATATCCCCGTAAAGGATTGGATTAAAAACCGAATATGTGAAATTGAGAGAAGTATTAGGCTTCAGAAAAAATATGATGTACTTATACATTTTATTGCATTAGCATTAAGCACCTGTACATACGTTCTTTATATCTATACATTAAAGATTACATTCGACTTAATAGCTTTTATTGTTGCTTTATTTATGATATTATCGTGTGTATTAGCTCTAAGGATAGCAGCAAAGAAAAACTATAAAAAAGCACTTCGTTCTTTACAACAGTTATATAATCAAATAGAACCTTAAGAACAAAAAAGGAACCCCTTAGGGTTCCTTTTAAAAACTATTTAAAGAGCTTCTGATTAGTTGTTTTCAGGACGTAATTTGCGAACAACAGCACCAGCTTGCCACATTTCGCTTTCACGAAGAGCTTTCAATTCAGCATCCAAACCTTCGCGGTAGTCTGGTTTAGAGTTTGTATCAATTGAACGTTGAGCTTCGTTACCACACTTAACTTCAGAATACAATTTCTCAAATACAGGTTTTGTTGCATCGTGGAATGGGCCCATCCAGTCGAGAGCACCACGTTGAGCAGTAGTTGAACAGTTTGCGTACATCCAGTCCATACCATTCTTAGCAAACAAAGGCATCAATGACTGAGTAAGTTCTTCTACTGTTTCATTGAAAGCTTCAGATGGAGTATGTCCGTTTTCACGCAATACTTCATATTGAGCAAGAAGTAAACCTTGAATAGCACCCATCAAAGTACCACGTTCGCCAGTTAAGTCAGAGTAAACTTCACGTTTGAATGTAGTTTCGAACAAGTAACCAGAACCAACACCGATACCAAGAGCAACAACACGATCGAATGCGTTACCTGTTGCATCCTGGAAGATAGCATAAGAAGAGTTCAAGCCACGGCCTTCAAGGAACATTGTACGAAGTGATGTACCAGATCCTTTAGGAGCAACAAGAATTACATCTACATCTGCTGGAGGAACAATACCTGTTCTTTCTTTGTAAGTAATACCAAAGCCATGAGAGAAATAAAGAGCTTTACCTGGAGTAAGGTTCTTCTTTACTGTAGGCCACACTTCAATCTGAGCAGCATCTGAAAGAAGATACTGAATAATAGTACCACGTTGGCAAGCTTCGTCTATATCAAACAAAGTTTCTCCTGGAACCCATCCGTCAGCAACAGCTTTTTCCCAAGTTTTGCCACCTTTACGTTGGCCAACGATTACATTAAAACCATTGTCTCTAAGGTTCAATGATTGTCCAGGTCCCTGAACGCCATAACCAATCACTGCAATGATTTCATTTTTCAATACTTCACGTGCTTTTTCTAAAGGAAATTCCTCGCGGGTTACTACATTTTCAACAACACCGCCAAAATTCATTTGTGCCATTTTGCTTCTTTTTTATTTAAAAAACTAATTAATAAATATCATTTTACTACGGCAAACTACCTCGCCGCCATTCTTTTTTATTTCAACGTTATACTCGTTTTCGTTTATCTTCTGTTTATAGAACGAAAGAGTATCTCCGTAATAACTTTCCGCAACGTATGCAACTTCAAAACGTTTTATCCGTTTCTCTTTATACATTTCAAGCGGAAAAAGATCGAGAACACGCTCAATATACTTGATACTGTTTACATGTCCGTTAATATCAATATCACTATATTTTGCCTCATAAGTTGTATCGGGCTCACAATCATCTACTTTAATCCGACTAGGTTTCTCGATGGGACATTCTTTGTCACAAACATAATCAACAATGCTTCCACCGTGAAGAGTGAGCAAGTCGGCCGGTTTTCGTGTCTGCTGACTAATCATAGCCCATACAGAGCGAGCATAACCAATGGTGCGTCCGTCTTCATCCAGGATCTCAAAATTACGATCTGTAAAAAGACGATATACATTTTCTACCCATGTACTAATGCTAAACTTCTTATATTGATAAGGCATCTCATCCAATTCAACAGCCAGTCGGGAAAGTACCCATGTGTAATGAGCTTCATTAAGATTGGCAATGCCAAATCCCCTGTCTGTGGAATGAAATCCTGCACAATTCAGTAAATGATTACCCAATACGCCCATTGTAAGATGTCCGGAGAAATCTACATGGAAGGGTTCTGCTACAAAATTATAATTACCTACTTTATTCTGCTCCATTTTTACCTTTTCTACTTTCAACCAAAGCTAAGAAATTACTCAGACGCTCTACCGGACTTTTCGTAATGGCAATACGTCCCGAACGTACAAACTGCCACAATCCCATAGGCATAAGTTCATCATACAAAGCTTGCGTTTCTTCCGGATGACCGGTTAGTTCAATAACAGCATAGGTTTGGTTTACTTCAAGAATACGTGCATTATGTTTACGAACAAGTTTCTCTACCTGATTACTGCCCAACAAGGACAATGCAGGAACTTTGTAAAGCGCCACTTCCTGAAAGATAATCTGATCGTCAGTATAATAATGCGCTTGCATCACATCAATACGTTTCTCAATCTGCTTGGTAACCTTTTCTATTGTACTGGCATCCGTATGAACAGTAATAGTATATTTATGAATACCTTCAATAGAAGAGGCTGATACGCTTAATGTTTCAATATTCAGCTGTCGGCGTGTAAAAATAGTTGTTACCTGATTCAACAAACCGGCCATATTTTCTGAATAAACGTTGATTGTATATAATTTCTTATTCATAATATCAGTATTAGTATCCCAACAACATGTTAGTAACCGTTGCACCGGCTGGTGTCATCGGATAAACCATTCCTTTTTCTATCACTCCCACTTCAAGAAGGTAAGGACCCTCTGTCTGCAACATTTCCTTAATTGCTCCATCTAATTGATCACGCAAATAAACCGATCTTCCCTTTATTCCATAAGCAGAAGCTATCTTCATATAATCAGGGTTTCTCATAGGGGTGGAAGAATAACGTTCGTGGAAGAACAGTTCCTGCCATTGGCGCACCATACCCAGGAAGTTATTATTCAACAGAATAATCTTCACAGGAGCACCAGTTTCCATAATGGTTCCCAATTCCTGAATAGTCATTTGCAATCCTCCGTCACCGCAGAACAGACAAATTGTTCTGTCGGGTGCACCAAATGCAGCACCAATAGCAGCCGGAAGCCCGAAGCCCATTGTTCCCAATCCGCCCGATGTTACAACGCTTCTACTCTTTGTGAACTGGAAATATCTTGCAGCAATCATCTGATTCTGACCTACATCTGTAACCAGCACAGCTTCGTGATTAGTTGCTTTCGATATTTTATCAACAACTTCGCCCATAGTAATAGGACCTTCAGCAGGGTTCAATTCTCCTTTGATAACAGAATTGTATTCAGTTTCTTCGCTTTCTTTAAAGCTGTCAATCCACTCCTTGTGCTCGTTCTTTTTCAGTTGTTCTGTTACTGCAGCCAGCGTTGTTTTACAGTCCCCTACTACAGCCACTGTTGCTTTAACGTTCTTATTTATCTCTGCAGGATCAATATCAAAATGAATAACTTTTGCCTGTTTAGCATAAGTATGTAAGTCGCCTGTAACGCGGTCGTCAAAACGCATACCGATTGCAATAAGAACATCACATTCATTGGTTTTTACATTTGGTCCCAGATTACCATGCATACCCAGCATACCTTTATTCAAAGGATGATTGGTTTGTAATGCCGAAAGTCCCAACAATGTTTTTCCTGCAGGAATATCTGCTTTTTCAAGGAACTCTAAGAGTTCTTTCTGAGCTCCGCCCAATTCCACGCCCTGACCAACTAAGGCCAATGGTTTCTTTGCAAAATTTATAAGCTGAGCTGCCGCGCAAACAGCTTCTTCATCGATATCAACAACAGGTTGATAACTACGAATAAAATCTATTGTATGAGGTACATATTCAATCTTTGCCAGCTGAGCATTCTTTGCAAAGTCCAGAACCACCGGTCCTGGTCTGCCACTCTTTGCTATATAAAAAGCACGAGCCACTGCCCAGGCTATATCTTCTCCACGACGGATCTGGTAACTCCACTTTGTTATTGGCTGAGTTAAACTAACCAAGTCGATTTCCTGAAAAGCATCAGTACCCAACAAGGCTGCTCCAACCTGACCTGCGATAACAACCAACGGTGTACTATCAAGCATAGCATCTCCAATTCCGGTAATGGCATTGGTAGCACCCGGTCCGCTGGTAACAACGCATACCCCAACTTTTCCGGAGACTCGTGCGTATCCCTGTGCTGCATGAGTTGCACCTTGTTCATGACGAGTCAGAACGTGATTTAATTCTTGTTTATGATCATATAAGCAATCATAAACAGGCATAATCGCTCCACCGGGATAGCCGAAGATAGTATCTACTCCCTCCTTTATCAAAGAACGGATTAATGCTTCCGAACCGGTAACTAGTTGTTTATCCATATTTAAATAGCTCGTTGTTTCGTTTTTATTAATCTATTAATCTAACCGCCCCTTTATCTGCCGAGCTTACCATGCTTGCATAAGCTTTCAAACTCTTAGGAACATTGCGATCTCGCAAAGGAGCGGTAAATGCTTTCTTTCCTCTCTCCATTTCCAGAGAACGGCGAAGATCAAGTTCTTTATCACTCAACTTCACATTTATAGTTCTTTCAGGGATATTTATTTCAATAATATCACCATCTTTTATTAATCCGATATTTCCTCCGGCTGCAGCTTCAGGAGATACGTGTCCGATACTCAATCCTGATGTACCGCCACTAAAGCGTCCATCGGTAATCAATGCACACTCTTTTCCTAAATGTTTTGATTTGATATAAGATGTAGGATATAGCATTTCCTGCATACCCGGACCACCCTTTGGTCCTTCGTAAGTAATGACGACTACATCTCCGGAGACGACTTTACCTTTCAGAATTCCGTCACAGGCAGCATCCTGAGAATCGAAAACTTTTGCAGGACCGGAGAATTTCCAGATACTTTCGTCCACACCGGCTGTTTTTACAACACATCCGTCCTGAGCAATATTTCCTTTCAATACAGCAAGACCGCCATCTTTTGTATAAGCGTATTCATAAGAACGAATACAGCCATCTTTTCTATCAGCATCCAGCTCTTTATAATAACAACTTTGTGAACCTAAAATCAGATTAAATTTACCTGCCGGAGCACTTTTATATTTATTTATTGCTTCATCACAAACGTTAGGGCTGGTTATGCAATATTTATCAATAGCCTCAGCAAGCGTCATTCCATCTACACGTTTCACGTTTGCATCAATTAAGCCTGCAGCTTTCAATTCTGCAAGAATAGAGATGATTCCTCCTGCACGGTTCACATCTTGTATGTGATATTTCTGTGTATTCGGAGCAACTTTACAAAGGCAAGGTATTTTACGTGAAAGCGCATCAATGTCGTCCATTGTAAAATTAACCTCTGCTTCATGAGCTACAGCCAAAAGGTGAAGGATAGTATTGGTAGAACCACCCATTGCAATGTCCAAAGTCATTGCATTGAGGAAAGCCGAATGAGTAGCAATACTTCTTGGAAGAACGCTGTCATCACCATCCTGATAATATTTATATGTATTCTCAACGATCTTTTTTGCGGCATCTTTAAACAGATTCTTACGGTTCTCATGTGTTGCAACAATTGTACCGTTTCCTGGCAAAGCCATACCAATTGCTTCATTCAAACAGTTCATTGAATTGGCGGTAAACATACCCGAGCAGCTACCACATGTAGGACAAGCTGATTTTTCAATCTGAGCTACATCTTCATCGCTTACGTTTTCATCAGCCGACTTAATCATTGCATCAATCAAATCGAGATGCTGACCATT
Proteins encoded in this window:
- the ilvC gene encoding ketol-acid reductoisomerase, whose protein sequence is MAQMNFGGVVENVVTREEFPLEKAREVLKNEIIAVIGYGVQGPGQSLNLRDNGFNVIVGQRKGGKTWEKAVADGWVPGETLFDIDEACQRGTIIQYLLSDAAQIEVWPTVKKNLTPGKALYFSHGFGITYKERTGIVPPADVDVILVAPKGSGTSLRTMFLEGRGLNSSYAIFQDATGNAFDRVVALGIGVGSGYLFETTFKREVYSDLTGERGTLMGAIQGLLLAQYEVLRENGHTPSEAFNETVEELTQSLMPLFAKNGMDWMYANCSTTAQRGALDWMGPFHDATKPVFEKLYSEVKCGNEAQRSIDTNSKPDYREGLDAELKALRESEMWQAGAVVRKLRPENN
- the ilvD gene encoding dihydroxy-acid dehydratase gives rise to the protein MEKQLRSSFSTQGRRMAGARALWMANGMKREQLGKPIIAIVNSFTQFVPGHVHLHEIGQLVKAEIEKLGCFAAEFNTIAIDDGIAMGHDGMLYSLPSRDIIADSVEYMVNAHKADAMVCISNCDKITPGMLMASMRLNIPTIFVSGGPMEAGELNGQHLDLIDAMIKSADENVSDEDVAQIEKSACPTCGSCSGMFTANSMNCLNEAIGMALPGNGTIVATHENRKNLFKDAAKKIVENTYKYYQDGDDSVLPRSIATHSAFLNAMTLDIAMGGSTNTILHLLAVAHEAEVNFTMDDIDALSRKIPCLCKVAPNTQKYHIQDVNRAGGIISILAELKAAGLIDANVKRVDGMTLAEAIDKYCITSPNVCDEAINKYKSAPAGKFNLILGSQSCYYKELDADRKDGCIRSYEYAYTKDGGLAVLKGNIAQDGCVVKTAGVDESIWKFSGPAKVFDSQDAACDGILKGKVVSGDVVVITYEGPKGGPGMQEMLYPTSYIKSKHLGKECALITDGRFSGGTSGLSIGHVSPEAAAGGNIGLIKDGDIIEINIPERTINVKLSDKELDLRRSLEMERGKKAFTAPLRDRNVPKSLKAYASMVSSADKGAVRLID
- a CDS encoding 3'-5' exonuclease, producing the protein MEKFAAIDFETANGQRTSVCSVGVIIVDNGEITNRFHSLIRPRPNFYTYWTTQVHGMVFDDTKNAPDFPDVWRQIGPEVSGLPLVAHNSPFDEGCLKAVFNLYGLSYPDYQFYCTCRLSRKMHKGLVNHQLHTVSEHCGYDLKQHHHALADAEACAAIALNMFQKTQTDSFEELSAFVKQNY
- the ilvB gene encoding biosynthetic-type acetolactate synthase large subunit, which produces MDKQLVTGSEALIRSLIKEGVDTIFGYPGGAIMPVYDCLYDHKQELNHVLTRHEQGATHAAQGYARVSGKVGVCVVTSGPGATNAITGIGDAMLDSTPLVVIAGQVGAALLGTDAFQEIDLVSLTQPITKWSYQIRRGEDIAWAVARAFYIAKSGRPGPVVLDFAKNAQLAKIEYVPHTIDFIRSYQPVVDIDEEAVCAAAQLINFAKKPLALVGQGVELGGAQKELLEFLEKADIPAGKTLLGLSALQTNHPLNKGMLGMHGNLGPNVKTNECDVLIAIGMRFDDRVTGDLHTYAKQAKVIHFDIDPAEINKNVKATVAVVGDCKTTLAAVTEQLKKNEHKEWIDSFKESEETEYNSVIKGELNPAEGPITMGEVVDKISKATNHEAVLVTDVGQNQMIAARYFQFTKSRSVVTSGGLGTMGFGLPAAIGAAFGAPDRTICLFCGDGGLQMTIQELGTIMETGAPVKIILLNNNFLGMVRQWQELFFHERYSSTPMRNPDYMKIASAYGIKGRSVYLRDQLDGAIKEMLQTEGPYLLEVGVIEKGMVYPMTPAGATVTNMLLGY
- a CDS encoding AraC family transcriptional regulator, giving the protein MQDEIKYCHVPIFDDKSFVYDHVHVVWNEQITFHQHAEWELSYVITGSGTRIVGGLMETFSNGEVVLIPPNIPHCWSFDKNIHDDKGKIENITIIFPDSLFDKCAYVFPETKRYISCISQYKQAIKFESSTLQTLQKIMITMLLQNDMEQLSSLINLFVVIASSNETRIVGFCNKQDYNTERFQEVYRFIANNYQQNISLEDVANYIHMNRSSFCTFLKRTIGKSFFTILNEYRIESSCLMLRETKMPIAEICYAVGFNDVPYYNRTFKKLKGITPKDYRVKY
- a CDS encoding acyl-ACP thioesterase domain-containing protein is translated as MEQNKVGNYNFVAEPFHVDFSGHLTMGVLGNHLLNCAGFHSTDRGFGIANLNEAHYTWVLSRLAVELDEMPYQYKKFSISTWVENVYRLFTDRNFEILDEDGRTIGYARSVWAMISQQTRKPADLLTLHGGSIVDYVCDKECPIEKPSRIKVDDCEPDTTYEAKYSDIDINGHVNSIKYIERVLDLFPLEMYKEKRIKRFEVAYVAESYYGDTLSFYKQKINENEYNVEIKKNGGEVVCRSKMIFIN
- a CDS encoding acyltransferase is translated as MNYISSTSFTDTKSHYEILDGLRGVAAVIVVMFHIFETFTGGDHSKQIINHGYMAVDFFFVLSGFVIGYAYDDRWNKMSLKGFFKRRIIRLHPMIIAGMIIGAIFFYFQEGAAFPIISQTPVWKMILVMLIGFTLIPVPTSMDIRGWGEMHPLNGPAWSLFFEYIANILYALFIRKFSNKLLAILVFIAGCALIHLAVTSPNGDIIGGWSIEPTQLRIGFTRLLYPFFAGLLLSRICKPGRINHAFFWCSLILVIILSIPRVGGNQLWMNGLYDSLCIIFIFPFIVYLGASGKVKGKYSSKICKFLGEISYPIYIIHYPFIYMFTSWVTKNNITSFTKAFPIALFVLLSTILLSFLCVRLYDVPLRKWLVKRFMKSPAN
- a CDS encoding M48 family metallopeptidase, with translation MRKLKTFPVIFVLVLFISACSTVALTGRKQLLLVSDSEVLSLSSTSFKEYMATAKVSTNKTNTAMVERVGKKISVAVEAYLNANGLGAEVKNFAWEFHLVKDTTANAFCMPGGKIVVNEGILPITKTEAALAIVVGHEVAHAVAKHSAERMSQQLLVSYGGQALGALLSKKSAATQTLAGQVFGLGANYGVMLPYSRSNENEADRMGLIFAAMAGYDPQVAVDFWQRMSQGGASVPEIFSTHPSDATRIANIKKVMPEALKYYKK
- a CDS encoding RNA polymerase sigma factor, with translation MESTQEDFLKIISDYQGIIHKVNLIYFKTTADKDDNFQEILLQLWRSFPSLKDKTKLGSWIYAVAINTSISKIRKDSRLIFTDSMLDTESMEDDTDNFESDINHQKLTEALHKLNEIDRSIMLLYLEDLDYNQIAEIIGITSTNVGVRINRSKKQLKKYLNYK
- the ilvN gene encoding acetolactate synthase small subunit — protein: MNKKLYTINVYSENMAGLLNQVTTIFTRRQLNIETLSVSASSIEGIHKYTITVHTDASTIEKVTKQIEKRIDVMQAHYYTDDQIIFQEVALYKVPALSLLGSNQVEKLVRKHNARILEVNQTYAVIELTGHPEETQALYDELMPMGLWQFVRSGRIAITKSPVERLSNFLALVESRKGKNGAE